A part of Neodiprion pinetum isolate iyNeoPine1 chromosome 4, iyNeoPine1.2, whole genome shotgun sequence genomic DNA contains:
- the mRpL37 gene encoding large ribosomal subunit protein mL37, with the protein MRLSSSLWAQHLGRMIKRHWYIQGNRPIIQTATESYLKSQNIEIVEPEILLVKQLPERLKLNEPLIPLPLPKDKTHPNWKDKPCLSYRDHNVLLEGVEQAKVLTKTVEIVDGLPESVNNLITEHDERVEELVLRTVYNSTIYDAYQERLPKPKDPERPGFMFPRPYGISAIRKARNLSQKLLQLCESLSGPQVAFERNLIYNGVVSLPIEKDEKQLQFELRADMLVTSTSPLKPMASKGEGNDIQLPNLHPIDSTITLEKENIYTLRNFYPIMKNSQWMNVHTIFAHFNPREVKNIYETPVTESQILGRSLLKSFAVGAACARQRFGNEVLSLPEPVTVQCIQSDGKMFHFSVLQLNTLDLNGSGGERNIWWSAPNINLYEKAGYEGGIPTVQNYNPEVFRRIFAFYNNN; encoded by the exons ATGAGACTCTCCTCAAGCCTATGGGCTCAACACCTAGGGCGAATGATAAAAAGGCATTGGTACATTCAAGGAAATCGCCCAATTATTCAAACTGCCACAGAAAGTTACCTCAAATCACAGAACATAGAAATCGTTGAACCAGAAATTTTGTTAGTAAAGCAATTGCCAGAGAG ATTGAAACTGAACGAACCGCTGATACCGCTACCACTACCTAAAGATAAAACTCATCCAAACTGGAAAGACAAACCCTGTTTGTCTTATCGTGATCATAATGTGTTACTCGAAGGTGTGGAACAGGCTAAAGTGTTGACTAAAACTGTTGAGATCGTCGACGGGCTACCAGAATCAGTGAATAATCTAATAACTGAGCATGATGAGCGTGTTGAAGAATTGGTGctaag GACAGTGTACAATTCAACTATATATGATGCATATCAAGAACGTCTTCCTAAACCAAAAGATCCCGAAAGACCAGGATTTATGTTCCCAAGACCATATGGGATTTCTGCCATAAGAAAAGC ACGAAACTTATCGCAAAAGCTACTCCAACTATGCGAATCTTTGAGCGGTCCTCAAGTGGCATTTGAAAGAAATCTGATATACAATGGTGTCGTTAGTCTACCAATTG aaaaagaTGAGAAGCAGTTACAATTTGAGCTGAGAGCAGACATGCTTGTGACTTCTACAAGTCCTTTGAAACCTATGGCAAGTAAAGGTGAAGGGAATGACATTCAGTTGCCGAACCTTCATCCCATTGATTCCACAATCACTttggagaaagaaaatatctACACCCTTCGGAACTTCTATC CTATCATGAAAAACTCTCAGTGGATGAACGTGCACACAATTTTCGCACATTTTAATCCAcgagaggtgaaaaatatttatgaaactCCCGTTACTGAGTCGCAAATTCTTGGACGTTCGCTACTCAAGTCATTCGCAGTAGGCGCAGCATGTGCAAGACAACGCTTTGGAAATGAAGTTCTAAGCCTACCAGAGCCTGTGACTGTCCAATGCATACAATCGGATGGAAAGATGTTTCACTTCTCAGTTTTGCAACTTAATACATTAGACTTGAATGGATCTGGTGGTGAAAGAAATATATGGTGGTCAGCTCCGAATATAAATCTCTATGAGAAAGCTGGTTATGAAGGCGGGATACCAACAGTCCAGAATTATAATCCCGAAGTATTCAGGAGAATATTTGcattttataataacaactGA
- the Vti1b gene encoding vesicle transport through interaction with t-SNAREs homolog 1B: protein MNSATDWEAQHRQTLLESRATLERSASSVARSQRIAAETEQVGTEVVAELGEQRETLLRAKRRLSQTDQELTKTQKVLRTMTRRVLTNKFILVLIIILEVGILAAVVYLKFFRK from the coding sequence atgaatTCTGCCACCGATTGGGAAGCCCAACATCGGCAGACACTTTTGGAGAGCCGAGCAACCCTGGAGCGTTCTGCATCTTCGGTTGCACGATCGCAACGCATTGCAGCAGAAACTGAACAAGTTGGAACAGAAGTAGTGGCAGAATTAGGAGAACAGCGAGAGACGTTACTGAGGGCTAAAAGGCGCTTATCACAAACTGATCAAGAGCTAACCAAAACGCAAAAAGTTCTTCGAACAATGACAAGAAGAGTTTTaacgaataaatttattttagtaTTGATCATCATCCTCGAAGTTGGAATTCTTGCTGCTGTcgtttatttgaaattctttaGAAAGTGA